From Streptomyces mirabilis, a single genomic window includes:
- the ligA gene encoding NAD-dependent DNA ligase LigA: MTTLPAAQALSAASSRTEYEAALQLLRDASRTYYGDGDSVLDDVSYDQLRRSVQAWEQEHPAEVSPDSPTGLVADGAAPVGDVAHTTRLLSLDNVFDAEGLVAWGVSVERRLTRAPKGGFTVEPKIDGAAVAARYRSGRLVQIITRGDGSHGEDISHVIGQIDGLPEQLTEPVTIEVRGEVAFTQAQFETANEVRAAHNAQVFANPRNGTAGTLRAKDRPYRLRMTFWAYGAVELDAVAYLPAGATHAETLAAVAAVGIQTTADSAAGLHVVADLAAAQERVDAIAAMRAELPVGIDGVVIKMNDAAEQAAAGFGSRFPHWAIAVKLAAVERQTVLEDVVWQVGRTGVLAPTAILTPVEIDGSTVTRATLHNPADIRRRDLHIGDTVTVYKAGDIIPRVQGAVVQLRPAGALEVPLPEVCPNCGGKINKAQERWRCAQGSACALPALIQYAAGRDMLDIDGLGPAYVAALVASGDVADVADLFTLTAEQLTAASGSAKLAAKLAQQIEAAKALPLSRVFCALGVLGTGRSMSRRIARHFGEMNDIRQADAAAMQDVEGIGPEKAPVIVEQVAALAPVIDKLIAAGVNMKEPSPGVGEGPLTGKVVVVTGKMTGVLAAFTRTEMNSLIEKAGGRAGSSVNAKTSILVAAPSAGGKPSSKAVKAAELGVEVRTPEDFAEMVADYLA, from the coding sequence ATGACGACTCTTCCCGCCGCTCAGGCGCTGTCCGCCGCGTCCAGCCGCACCGAGTACGAGGCCGCGCTCCAGCTTCTGCGTGACGCCTCACGGACGTACTACGGCGACGGCGACAGCGTCCTGGACGACGTCTCGTACGACCAGCTTCGGCGGTCCGTACAAGCCTGGGAGCAGGAGCACCCGGCCGAGGTCTCCCCGGACTCGCCTACCGGCCTCGTCGCCGACGGGGCCGCGCCCGTCGGCGACGTCGCGCACACCACCCGCCTCCTGAGCCTGGACAACGTTTTTGACGCCGAGGGCCTGGTGGCATGGGGCGTGTCGGTCGAGCGCCGGCTGACCCGCGCGCCGAAGGGCGGGTTCACCGTCGAGCCGAAGATCGACGGCGCTGCCGTGGCGGCCCGGTACCGCAGCGGCCGTCTGGTGCAGATCATCACCCGCGGGGACGGCAGTCACGGCGAGGACATCAGCCACGTCATCGGCCAGATCGACGGCCTCCCCGAGCAGCTGACCGAGCCGGTCACCATCGAGGTCCGCGGCGAGGTCGCCTTTACGCAGGCGCAGTTCGAGACGGCGAACGAGGTCCGTGCCGCGCACAACGCGCAGGTCTTCGCCAACCCCCGCAACGGCACGGCTGGCACGCTCAGGGCGAAGGACCGGCCGTACCGTCTCCGGATGACGTTCTGGGCCTACGGCGCGGTCGAGCTGGACGCGGTCGCGTACCTGCCCGCCGGGGCCACGCATGCGGAAACCCTCGCGGCCGTGGCCGCAGTTGGCATCCAGACCACCGCGGACTCCGCGGCAGGGCTCCATGTCGTCGCGGATCTCGCCGCAGCACAGGAGCGGGTGGATGCGATCGCCGCCATGCGTGCGGAGCTGCCCGTCGGGATCGATGGCGTGGTGATCAAGATGAACGACGCGGCGGAGCAGGCGGCGGCCGGGTTCGGCTCGCGCTTCCCTCATTGGGCCATCGCGGTCAAGCTCGCGGCGGTCGAGCGGCAGACCGTGCTGGAAGACGTCGTGTGGCAGGTCGGCCGCACCGGGGTCCTCGCGCCGACCGCGATCCTCACCCCGGTCGAGATCGACGGCTCCACCGTCACCCGGGCCACGCTGCACAACCCCGCTGACATCCGCCGTCGGGACCTCCACATCGGAGACACCGTGACGGTCTACAAGGCCGGCGACATCATCCCCCGCGTGCAGGGGGCCGTGGTCCAGCTACGGCCGGCGGGGGCGCTGGAGGTACCGCTGCCCGAGGTCTGCCCCAACTGCGGCGGAAAGATCAACAAAGCGCAGGAGAGGTGGCGTTGCGCGCAGGGCAGCGCGTGCGCGCTTCCGGCGCTGATCCAGTACGCCGCTGGACGCGACATGCTCGACATCGACGGCCTCGGCCCGGCGTACGTGGCGGCCTTGGTGGCGTCCGGTGACGTCGCCGACGTCGCCGATCTGTTCACCCTGACCGCCGAGCAGCTCACGGCAGCATCCGGAAGCGCCAAGCTGGCCGCCAAGCTCGCCCAGCAGATCGAGGCCGCCAAGGCACTCCCCCTCAGCCGGGTCTTCTGCGCCTTGGGCGTCCTCGGCACCGGGCGCAGCATGTCCCGCCGCATCGCCCGGCACTTCGGCGAAATGAACGACATCCGTCAGGCCGACGCAGCCGCGATGCAGGACGTCGAGGGCATCGGTCCCGAGAAGGCCCCGGTCATCGTCGAGCAGGTCGCCGCGCTTGCACCGGTCATCGACAAGCTGATCGCCGCGGGTGTCAACATGAAGGAGCCCTCGCCGGGAGTGGGTGAAGGGCCGCTGACGGGCAAGGTGGTCGTGGTCACCGGCAAGATGACCGGGGTGCTGGCGGCCTTCACGAGGACCGAGATGAACTCCCTGATCGAGAAGGCCGGCGGGCGCGCGGGCAGCAGCGTCAACGCCAAGACGTCCATCCTGGTCGCGGCGCCGTCCGCCGGTGGCAAGCCGAGTTCGAAGGCGGTCAAGGCGGCCGAACTCGGCGTCGAGGTTCGCACGCCGGAGGACTTCGCCGAGATGGTCGCCGACTACCTGGCCTGA
- a CDS encoding TetR/AcrR family transcriptional regulator, with protein sequence MPTPVVTRTPDRRVPTERGLRTRQSLMEATLELLATRSYRDIKVLDIARAVGTSPATFYQYFPDVEGVVLEASRFLVAETNAALDAFEDGSWSSDGLPGAARLVDAVLDGWSDHLPVMRVLTAVAAERDPRFVKAYFAATRPVVRALTAATTQTTTPDDEGKELVHALVSGLTAAAGHENAGSVQGLTKRQRRRGLARLVHAAVTTADA encoded by the coding sequence GTGCCTACCCCTGTCGTGACCCGCACCCCCGACCGCCGCGTACCCACCGAACGCGGACTTCGGACCCGCCAGAGCCTGATGGAGGCGACGCTCGAACTCCTCGCCACCCGGTCCTACCGCGACATCAAGGTGCTGGACATCGCCCGGGCGGTGGGCACGTCGCCCGCGACGTTTTACCAGTACTTCCCCGACGTCGAGGGCGTCGTCCTCGAAGCGTCCCGGTTCCTGGTCGCGGAGACGAACGCGGCGCTCGACGCCTTCGAGGACGGTTCCTGGTCCTCGGACGGACTGCCCGGCGCCGCCCGGCTCGTCGACGCAGTACTCGACGGCTGGAGCGATCACCTCCCGGTCATGCGCGTGCTGACCGCCGTCGCCGCCGAGCGGGACCCCCGCTTCGTCAAGGCGTACTTCGCGGCCACCCGGCCCGTCGTCCGTGCCCTGACGGCGGCCACCACCCAGACGACCACGCCCGACGACGAGGGCAAGGAACTGGTCCACGCCCTCGTTTCCGGCCTGACCGCCGCCGCCGGACACGAGAACGCCGGAAGCGTCCAGGGGCTGACCAAGCGCCAGCGTCGCCGGGGGCTCGCCCGCCTCGTCCACGCCGCCGTGACCACGGCCGACGCCTAG